Proteins encoded in a region of the Phacochoerus africanus isolate WHEZ1 chromosome 8, ROS_Pafr_v1, whole genome shotgun sequence genome:
- the LOC125134309 gene encoding major allergen I polypeptide chain 2-like — translation MMKGTPLLVLALLVTRGLGFNMGIACPMFYELLSVVNFGIRPLLDSSMDLINATEPEKEAVKKAQDCFIDTGVFSMFNHAIYVAGIMLSPDCATFAADMLEQDASEVISTLLPLGR, via the exons ATGATGAAGGGAACGCCACTGCTTGTGCTGGCCTTGCTGGTGACCAGAGGGCTGGGCTTCAATATGG GAATTGCTTGCCCTATGTTTTATGAACTCCTCAGCGTGGTGAACTTTGGAATAAGACCGCTTTTGGACTCATCCATGGATCTGATTAATGCTACTGAACCGGAAAAAGAAGCCGTAAAAAAAGCCCAGGATTGCTTCATTGACACGGGAGTTTTCAGCATGTTCAATCATGCCATCTATGTG GCTGGTATCATGCTTAGCCCTGATTGTGCCACCTTTGCAGCAGACATGCTGGAGCAGGATGCCAGTGAAGTCATTTCCACTCTCCTCCCTTTAGGGAGATAA